In Brassica napus cultivar Da-Ae chromosome A3, Da-Ae, whole genome shotgun sequence, the sequence TATTAAgcacttttaaatattttatagtggctaaatatttaaaaacttttatatttttcaatattattttaagaaatcTGATCTTATATTCGATAAGAACCATTATTTTCATAACTAGTAAAATTTAAACCATATTTTGTCAAGAAAATTGCTTATAGAGattttaatataactaattaattgtttaagtaaTTAAAATGTACTGAAGTGGGTAGGAATGTCAATCGGGTTGTCAAGTCCAGCCCGATCTAAAACCCACAAGAAccgtaaatatttgaatttgtcATGCTTGATTGgaatattttggtttaatattGTCCTTAATAGAACTTTTGGGCTTTTTGAGTTCTTGGAAtagatttttataatattgtatcTAATATTTTCACCATTTCGCCTTTAGAATATAGaagtagtttaatatttttctttaaaatatagtGTTTTCATTAGgtttgaaattatattataaccatattaaattaaaaaagttacataatacaGTGGAAgttaaactaaatatataagaCAAAAAAGCTTATTCTAAACACAGTGAAACATTACACACattatattttcgaaaaaattCTCTATTAAAAAAGACGatacatttttcaaatttaaaatgtgtCTCTTGTAATAATCAAATAGTAATGTACATTCACATCTTTCATATTTGCTTTACTAGagtttagacaaaaaaaaaatattaaaacaatatgtcAATATTAAGAATGACACTAATTGTAAGAATGATACTCTCtaaattaaaagataatttttttaagaaaataaagacAATTAGTTTGGGTATTTGTGCAGCCTTAATTTTGGAATTAGATTTGTACTTTTTGTAACACTAATATGAAGTTTTTGactttatgttttcaatttccCTTGAAATGATCTTTGTAGTTCATCTGTATATATTAATTGTGGTTAATCAAGTAAATGTTTACTTTGCTGTAGGAGATAGTTTGATTTGGTGAATAGAAAAACAATGGATTATAGAGAAAGTGGATAAAATAAACTGCAACACGAGATATAATTACCGAgcacaaataaatatttattttaaaaaatctaaaaatgttaaaattcgAAATTGTTTTCTGAAAAACTTAAGATTGgaatcaatattcaaaataattattaaaatttaaataaatactataaataCACAATTTCATATTATGATCTTAATATGAATCTAAAATATACGAAACTGAAGAGTTATTAACTGAATCAAGAATAAATTCCGATTTAAAATGaaagataatttaaaattttaaatatatcggatatccaatcttatatattaaaacagaagtcacaatcttgattcatgtatgattttttaaaaaatgaacctAATAGACCTATTACTAgaaattcattttatatttatcatattatttgttttatcattTATCTTCAAATTAATGTCACCTAAAATCTCACATTACCAACTCATCTTTTATTAATCGTGATGATTTCACTTTACTGTATAGAAAATCAATGACATGAGTCTCATAGTCTAGATTTATAATAAATGACCATACATTTTCTGTTACTATATAAATGTATACATTAGTTCATAAGTCTTATTTCATGTGTCTCTGTCGTTTTCATTAAATACTTAATCATGTAAATATGTaacaatatacatataaacataTCTCATGGCCATAACTTCATAACCAAACTAACTCTGTTACTAACAGCGTTTTATTTTTAGTAAACATGCTCGAGTGATATTTGAGTTACGATGCTCTTTGAATTTATTGTTGCACTTGTGTTGGCCTTATTTGAGTTATTGTTCTCTTTGTATTATatgatctttatttttttatatactgaaacacAGACAtcatttggagaagatgaagttggctgtattcaaaataataaaacatcaaatacgGGTATATTCATTTAACAGCAAAAATATTTGTTGTTTGTtacaaaaatcatatataaatggTATAATCCTATAATTCTGTTATTTTAACattattggaaaaaaaatcagcataatatcaaggaaaaatatattgcaatattaaataatataattcaaaaaGTTACTACTCAAATTACGGGTATATTATTTGCCCGCAACTATATTGGTCGTAGATATAAAAATTTCACTAAACTTAAATTGATGGAGTCCACCAGTAGTTactaaaaaatagtttcatctCACCATGAATTTGTATGTATATTATATCATGAACATTTTTCAAtttaacatattaaaaacatatatcagtgttttttgtttaatattcaaTTGTAATAATGTTCAAATATTAGTGTAGatgaatattttaatatgttcataaatacaaatacaattactaaataataaaatatttatttatattacttatatttttaattaaaaattatagataatattttatttcaaaaatataaatacaaataattttcaaatttgttgAACTTTGCATATATTAGTTAGCAAAtctaataagataaatatataagtcACAATTACATGTAATAGTTCAAAACAATTAATTGAATAGACAAACATGcacactataaaattattgtatcaaaaaaattatataaactttaaatatatgattaactaGTATTATGGCCCTTGCTATGCAAGGGCAAAATAATTGTCAAATTAAAGATGAAAAACATTACAttagttaactttttttttttgagaaaaagctTTAGTTACCATTGTTTACCACTTAAATGAATACAGAAATACACACCTTTAATAGTTGACAACTGCTTTTGTGGATGAACTCGAGGTCTTGAACGCATTTGAGAAACGAAACATTCGATGGAGCTTTAAATGAGAGTGTTAAGACATTTCATCACCATTATTATTAGATTTTGAGGAGTTGGTGCTTCTTGTTCTATGTCTTCCGTGCTTAAATATTTTACGCAATGAATACATGTGTTAGAAATTTTCTGAGTTTTATGTGAAACTTATAATTTACGGTGTTTTCTGATCTTTTAAATGTGGAGATTTCAGTTTATTTAGATGCAAAAGAAGTGAAGGTAGTGGGACGGTAAAGATATTGGAAAACAGTTTCACCAATAGAACTGAAAGAATTTTTAATAAtggaagattaaaaaaattagacaatAATTAACTTGATCGAAACAATACAAAACagaatatgtaaaaaaaaaatcaaatgaaaagGACAGTGAACAAACAAAGAATCATGGGTTGTGGGCTACTTTTTTAAATTGTTCTATGGTttctgttatttttttcttttaagcattatttttttttcagactgTTTTctattccaattttttttttgaaaaatagatttttcaCATGTCAGCTTTAGATTGGTGATgcgacttgcgctttagtatataagggattaataaaaaaatataccaatAATAATGTTATATGTTTATAAAGTGGAAATAAACACatgcacggttgtgcgggtcaaaatctagttagtaTTAATCGAAACGATCCAAACATAATAACCCGAATAGAACCTAAAGAACAACGTTCCGAATCCAAACAGCTGCCCGAACCGGTTCTATTACGATTTAGTTGAAATAAATCTCCGGTTTGACAGAACCGTCTTTACTTCTCTCAATCGGAAACAATCAAATCGTCGGGAATGTTGCCTCTGATGAGGGAAGGAGGAAGGATGGCGGGAGGATCTGAGAGAAAGACGATACTAGTGGGTCTGGCTCTAGCTCTTGTTCTTGGCGTCGCTGTTTACTTAAGGCTGTGGACTATCGATTACACTCTATCGTCTGATGACACAGAACGCTTAAGGTTCTCCTCCTCTCTTTTCTCCATTCAGGGGTTGTCTTGCTACTAGTGTTGGGATTTTGTGAAAAGGGTTCGTTAGTTTCGTTAAAGTTTCAGACTTTATGTTTTAAGTTtcctttgatttgattttttgtagCTCAGCTGTGTTTATATGGTTGGTGATAGTTTATATTTGGTGTGTAGGAGACAGTTTGATTTGGCGAATAGGGAAGCAATGGATGAATCTGCAGAATGGCGGAGAATGTTTGACAGTGAAGCTGAGAAGGCTTCTAAATGTAACACAGAGCTGGCACTGGTACTATTCTCTAAGCTCCTCCTCCATGTAGTCAGAGAaagacttcttctttttttttagagcATTGTTTTTTCTTGTTCAGATGAAAGAGTCATCTGGGAATGGAAACGCGTTTACTCTCAATCAAAAGCTAGATTCATTACATAAGGTGACATTCCCATTTCCCAATCGACACTCCTTATAATATTGGATGCTTGTGGCTCATTACTTTTTTGCTCTCTTGGGTTTAGGAAAATGCGGCGTTGCTCGGTGAGATAGAGACATTAAAACAAGAGCTGGAAGCTTCAAGGTTAAAGTGCCGTTCAAGACAGGCACCCCGTTAGATTAGTTTTCGTGATAGACATCCTCAGACTCCTGTCTTTAGTTTTCGCTCATGTATAACAGTTGTCCTATACGATTTGTAGGCTCTTTCTTGGAACATGTACTAGCAATAACTGTAATATACACCACCGTTTTCATCACCTTGTATTGAGATAATACATCCTACAATTCAATTCACTGAAATCATCTGTTGTTGTCATAGTATTGGATCGTGTTATGTTATCTTTACATCCTTTAAGTTATAGATACTAAATAATGATAACAGTTTCAAGCCATTCATGTTCGTAATAAGCATCATGGTACCTTCATAGTTGCTCGTGATAGTAGGTGAAAGCTACATTGTAGTTCATGAAGGAATGCTGTGAAGGTTGTTGTTGCACTTATACCTCACTGTGATTTGTC encodes:
- the BNAA03G17060D gene encoding uncharacterized protein BNAA03G17060D, which produces MLPLMREGGRMAGGSERKTILVGLALALVLGVAVYLRLWTIDYTLSSDDTERLRRQFDLANREAMDESAEWRRMFDSEAEKASKCNTELALMKESSGNGNAFTLNQKLDSLHKENAALLGEIETLKQELEASRLKCRSRQAPR